The following coding sequences are from one Candidatus Paceibacterota bacterium window:
- the nusB gene encoding transcription antitermination factor NusB has translation MANRHLARSIVLQALYEWDFNGRTTPVVEEILNRDVAEFGPGLEEDLFTVELLNTVLAKQRDLDLIIEKAAPAWPIDKISVVDRNVLRIGLSELLFGDRAQVPPKVAINEAIELAKAFGGDNSGKFVNGVLGAVYKEIGEPGKDEQASRPKRNQSQDPSTFPLEQLGGAVVYARDKGEIYLALVHDIFGHWTLSKGRVEPGESVEEGTIREIKEEMNANIVIKEKLGENEYIASHPEKGKVRKHVVYFLAESPFEALQLEEGKGGLDDARWFKASEITSLNLYDDILPLITKAVTILLTEQA, from the coding sequence ATGGCAAACAGGCACCTCGCACGAAGCATCGTTCTTCAAGCACTCTATGAGTGGGACTTTAATGGACGTACAACCCCAGTTGTAGAAGAAATACTCAATCGTGATGTCGCTGAGTTTGGACCAGGATTAGAGGAGGACCTCTTTACCGTCGAGCTTTTGAATACGGTGCTTGCAAAGCAGCGTGACCTCGACCTCATCATCGAAAAGGCAGCACCTGCTTGGCCTATCGATAAGATCTCTGTTGTTGATAGAAACGTATTGCGTATCGGACTTTCCGAGCTTCTTTTTGGTGACCGTGCGCAGGTTCCTCCGAAGGTCGCGATCAATGAGGCTATTGAGCTTGCCAAGGCATTTGGTGGTGACAATAGCGGCAAGTTCGTGAACGGTGTGCTCGGGGCAGTCTATAAGGAGATTGGTGAGCCTGGAAAAGATGAACAAGCTTCTCGTCCAAAGCGCAACCAGTCACAAGATCCATCGACATTCCCGCTAGAGCAGCTCGGTGGTGCCGTTGTTTATGCTCGTGATAAGGGAGAAATTTATCTTGCACTTGTACATGACATTTTTGGACACTGGACGCTCTCAAAGGGTCGCGTAGAACCAGGAGAGTCAGTCGAGGAGGGTACTATTCGTGAGATAAAGGAGGAGATGAATGCGAACATCGTCATCAAGGAGAAACTTGGTGAGAATGAGTATATTGCCTCACATCCCGAGAAGGGGAAGGTGCGCAAGCATGTTGTTTACTTCCTTGCGGAATCACCATTCGAGGCATTACAGCTCGAAGAAGGGAAGGGTGGACTTGATGACGCCCGCTGGTTTAAGGCGTCAGAAATCACAAGCCTAAATCTCTATGATGATATTTTGCCACTCATCACGAAGGCGGTGACCATATTGCTTACTGAGCAGGCATAA
- a CDS encoding DoxX family protein has translation MEQTANTIPTAPWLEKLFTNKCLSWIWLIIRVYVGYEWIIAGWGKIMNEAWVGANAGGALQGFLTGTLAKTTGAHPDVAGWYAYFVSHVVMPNTFFFSHVVAFGEVLVGAALILGLFTGIAAFFGGFMSFNFMLAGTVSINPVLFLLQVFLMLAWRTAGYLGLDKWALPFFGTPWQHGTWHIGAPCEQKCEDGTCCTNK, from the coding sequence ATGGAACAAACAGCAAATACAATTCCCACCGCACCGTGGCTTGAGAAGCTATTCACGAATAAATGTCTTTCGTGGATCTGGCTCATCATACGAGTCTATGTTGGTTACGAGTGGATTATCGCAGGTTGGGGGAAAATAATGAATGAGGCATGGGTCGGCGCAAATGCGGGAGGTGCTCTCCAAGGCTTTCTCACCGGAACACTTGCGAAAACAACAGGGGCACATCCTGACGTCGCAGGCTGGTATGCATATTTCGTATCACACGTCGTCATGCCAAACACATTCTTTTTCTCGCATGTAGTTGCTTTTGGCGAAGTACTGGTTGGTGCGGCACTCATACTTGGCCTCTTCACCGGCATTGCCGCGTTCTTCGGTGGATTCATGAGTTTCAATTTCATGCTTGCAGGTACAGTAAGTATCAATCCTGTACTCTTTCTTCTCCAGGTGTTCCTTATGCTCGCTTGGCGTACTGCGGGATACCTTGGTCTTGATAAGTGGGCACTCCCCTTCTTTGGTACTCCATGGCAGCATGGGACGTGGCACATTGGTGCTCCTTGTGAACAAAAGTGCGAAGATGGCACATGCTGCACAAACAAATAA
- the rpmF gene encoding 50S ribosomal protein L32, which yields MVTHMRHTRGHTNNRRSHHALKEARFVTCECGAQQLMHRACGKCGTYRGKKVTA from the coding sequence ATGGTAACCCACATGCGACATACGCGCGGTCACACGAACAATCGTCGTTCACACCACGCGCTCAAGGAGGCACGTTTTGTGACGTGTGAGTGTGGTGCGCAGCAACTCATGCACCGTGCGTGCGGAAAGTGTGGCACCTACCGCGGCAAGAAGGTCACGGCCTAA